One stretch of Eupeodes corollae chromosome 2, idEupCoro1.1, whole genome shotgun sequence DNA includes these proteins:
- the LOC129947317 gene encoding dual specificity protein phosphatase 18-like: MKVLVSGGVGGGGNLSEEICVGENPEKGKSTEIQDILGGNHDVEKKDCIQRQIQQTPFPGISELLPTLYLCGAGVALPNILDKLDIKFIVNVAPELPDTPLSDTKPMYLRINALDRPEIDLKCHFDEVADMIEEVHQLGGKSVVHCVAGVSRSASLCLAYLMKHRGMTLREAYYHVKAIRPQIRPNSGFFQQLRQYEEELRGSCSVKMIYVESLDREVPDVYEPEYRAMEEFYQRHRTFKRR; encoded by the exons atgaaAGTGCTAGTCAGTGGCGGTGTTGGTGGTGGCGGTAATCTTTCGGAAGAAATTTGCGTAGGTGAAAATCCGGAAAAAGGAAAATCTACAGAAATTCAAGATATATTAGGAGGAAATCATGATGTCGAGAAGAAGGATTGTATTCAAAG aCAAATTCAGCAGACGCCATTTCCTGGAATATCCGAACTACTGCCAACCCTGTATCTCTGCGGAGCTGGAGTAGCCTTACCAAACATTCTGGACAAACTCGATATAAAATTCATTGTCAATGTAGCTCCTGAACTGCCTGATACACCTCTGTCCGATACCAAGCCCATGTATCTCCGCATAAATGCCTTGGATAGACCAGAAATTGACCTCAAGTGTCATTTTGACGAAGTTGCTGATATGATCGAAGAAGTCCATCAGTTAGGTGGGAAATCAGTGGTTCACTGTGTGGCTGGTGTGAGTCGGTCAGCATCTCTTTGCCTGGCATATCTTATGAAACATCGAGGAATGACACTTCGGGAAGCATATTATCACGTCAAGGCCATCCGTCCACAAATCCGACCAAACAGTGGATTCTTCCAACAATTGAGGCAATACGAAGAGGAGCTTCGAGGCAGTTGTTCGGTGAAAATGATTTACGTTGAATCATTGGATCGTGAGGTTCCTGATGTTTATGAGCCTGAGTACAGAGCTATGGAGGAATTCTATCAAAGACATCGTACATTTAAAAGGCGTTAG